A genome region from Nitrospirota bacterium includes the following:
- a CDS encoding AbrB/MazE/SpoVT family DNA-binding domain-containing protein — protein MQSKIVAIGNSKGVRLPQEVLRKCSLDAGDAVEIQVRARSIVISRRQAKNPRLGWEEKLRAAKSGRVR, from the coding sequence ATGCAAAGCAAGATCGTCGCGATCGGCAATTCGAAGGGCGTGCGGCTGCCGCAGGAGGTGTTGCGCAAGTGCAGTCTGGATGCGGGCGATGCGGTCGAGATCCAGGTGCGCGCGCGCTCGATCGTGATCTCCCGCAGGCAGGCGAAGAATCCGCGCCTGGGCTGGGAAGAAAAGCTCCGGGCAGCGAAGTCTGGCCGGGTGCGCTAG